The Agromyces marinus genome window below encodes:
- a CDS encoding DNA gyrase/topoisomerase IV subunit B, producing the protein MSSDYSARHLSVLEGLEAVRKRPGMYIGSTDSRGLMHCLWEIIDNAVDEALAGHGTEIEVRLHADGSVEVTDHARGIPVDVEPKTGLTGVEVVFTKLHAGGKFGSGSYSSSGGLHGVGASVVNALSERLDVEVDRGGATWAMSFHRGEPGVFDDTGAPSPTAPFRPFEQSSELRKVGRVAKAVTGTRVRYWADPQIFTRGAGFQLDELLNRARQTAFLVPGLAITVFDQRGDEPETHRFQFDGGISEFVEHLAVDGPVTDIWRLTGDGRFTETVPVLSDHGAMVPTDVERHCHVDIALRWGTGYDTVMRSFVNIIATPKGGTHQTGFEQGLVKFIRQQVEQNARRLKVGNDKLDKDDMLAGLTVVLTVRVPEPQFEGQTKEVLGTPAVRSIVASVVQKALGERFASTKRDDKAQTAMLLEKIVSEMKARISARTHKETQRRKNALETSSLPAKLVDCRSTDVATSELFIVEGDSALGTAKLARDSEHQALLPIRGKILNVQKASIADMLGNAECASIIQVIGAGSGRTFDLAAARYGKVIIMSDADVDGAHIRTLLLTLFFRYMRPMIEAGRVFAAVPPLHRIVVQNPGSKPNEIIYTYSEKEYAAVRADLARKGRKFGEPQRYKGLGEMDADQLATTTMDPAHRTLRRVGVADAEQAGRVFELLMGNEVAPRKEFIVDSAAALTRDRIDA; encoded by the coding sequence GTGAGCTCCGACTATTCCGCCCGCCATCTCTCCGTCCTCGAGGGTCTCGAGGCGGTTCGCAAGCGTCCGGGCATGTACATCGGCTCGACCGACTCGCGCGGCCTCATGCACTGCCTGTGGGAGATCATCGACAATGCCGTCGACGAGGCCCTCGCCGGGCACGGCACCGAGATCGAGGTGCGGCTGCACGCCGACGGCAGCGTCGAGGTGACCGACCACGCCCGCGGAATCCCGGTCGACGTCGAACCGAAGACCGGGCTGACGGGCGTCGAGGTCGTGTTCACGAAGCTGCACGCCGGCGGCAAGTTCGGCTCGGGGTCGTACTCGTCCTCGGGCGGCCTCCACGGCGTCGGCGCATCGGTCGTCAACGCGCTGTCCGAGCGCCTCGACGTCGAGGTCGACCGCGGCGGCGCGACCTGGGCGATGTCCTTCCACCGCGGGGAGCCCGGGGTGTTCGACGACACGGGGGCGCCATCGCCCACCGCGCCGTTCCGCCCGTTCGAGCAATCCAGCGAGCTGCGCAAGGTCGGGCGTGTCGCGAAGGCCGTGACCGGCACGCGCGTGCGCTACTGGGCCGACCCGCAGATCTTCACGCGCGGGGCGGGGTTCCAGCTCGACGAGCTCCTGAACCGAGCGCGGCAGACCGCGTTCCTGGTCCCCGGGCTCGCGATCACCGTGTTCGACCAGCGCGGCGACGAGCCCGAGACGCACCGCTTCCAGTTCGACGGCGGCATCTCCGAGTTCGTCGAGCACCTCGCCGTCGACGGACCGGTCACCGACATCTGGCGACTGACCGGCGACGGCCGCTTCACCGAGACCGTCCCCGTGCTGAGCGATCACGGCGCGATGGTGCCGACCGATGTCGAACGGCACTGCCACGTCGACATCGCCCTGCGCTGGGGCACCGGGTACGACACGGTCATGCGCAGCTTCGTCAACATCATCGCCACGCCGAAGGGCGGAACCCACCAGACCGGGTTCGAGCAGGGGCTGGTGAAGTTCATCCGCCAGCAGGTCGAGCAGAACGCTCGGCGGCTCAAGGTCGGCAACGACAAGCTCGACAAGGACGACATGCTCGCCGGGCTCACGGTCGTGCTCACGGTCCGGGTGCCCGAACCGCAGTTCGAGGGTCAGACGAAGGAGGTGCTCGGCACCCCAGCGGTGCGCTCGATCGTCGCGTCGGTCGTGCAGAAGGCGCTGGGGGAGCGATTCGCATCGACCAAGCGCGACGACAAGGCGCAGACCGCGATGCTGCTGGAGAAGATCGTCTCCGAGATGAAGGCGCGCATCTCGGCCCGCACCCACAAGGAGACCCAGCGCCGGAAGAACGCGCTCGAGACCTCCTCGCTTCCGGCGAAGCTCGTCGACTGCCGCTCGACGGATGTCGCGACGAGCGAACTGTTCATCGTCGAGGGCGACTCGGCGCTCGGCACCGCCAAGCTCGCTCGCGACAGCGAGCACCAGGCGCTGCTGCCGATCCGCGGCAAGATCCTGAACGTGCAGAAGGCCAGCATCGCCGACATGCTCGGCAACGCCGAGTGCGCGTCGATCATCCAGGTGATCGGCGCCGGCTCGGGACGCACGTTCGACCTGGCCGCCGCACGATACGGCAAGGTCATCATCATGAGCGATGCCGACGTCGACGGCGCACACATCCGCACGCTTCTCCTGACGCTGTTCTTCCGCTACATGCGGCCGATGATCGAAGCGGGCCGGGTGTTCGCCGCGGTCCCGCCGCTGCACCGCATCGTCGTGCAGAATCCGGGTTCGAAGCCGAACGAGATCATCTACACGTACTCCGAGAAGGAGTACGCGGCGGTGCGTGCCGACCTCGCGCGCAAGGGCCGGAAGTTCGGCGAACCGCAACGGTACAAGGGCCTCGGCGAGATGGACGCCGACCAGCTCGCGACGACCACGATGGATCCGGCGCACCGCACGCTGCGCCGCGTCGGCGTGGCCGACGCCGAGCAGGCCGGCCGGGTGTTCGAGCTGCTCATGGGCAACGAGGTCGCCCCGCGCAAGGAGTTCATCGTCGACAGCGCCGCCGCCCTGACGCGCGACCGCATCGACGCCTGA
- a CDS encoding alkaline phosphatase family protein gives MPAMLPVPADGASRLTGVLPSALASMTGGHGPFDLPAATSAVVVLADGLGVHNLRSRAGHARFLASRLARRDVIRTVLPSTTAAAIASFATGLMPGAHGLVGYRVPDRAHDRVVNQLSGWDDRMVPEAWQPHPTVFERAGAHAIRAVAIGGPRYRDSGFTRAVLRGAEYVPGARIADRFDAALRVLEDGPALIYLYLAELDQVAHAHGWESDRWLAELEAFDGELQSFERRMPRGTGVLVTADHGVIDVPAHRHVFIDAGPGLLDGVRHVAGEPRCLGLVLEDALDDRARADVLERWRTAEGERAWVIPRHEAIAAGFYGEVEPRVIDRIPDILVAARSGVAYYDRREPDRSAERMVGQHGSLTDEETRIPLVRFGAFARD, from the coding sequence ATGCCAGCAATGCTACCGGTGCCCGCCGACGGCGCCTCACGGCTCACCGGGGTCCTGCCGAGCGCCCTCGCATCGATGACGGGCGGCCATGGCCCGTTCGACCTCCCGGCCGCGACGTCGGCCGTCGTCGTGCTGGCCGACGGCCTCGGCGTGCACAACCTGCGCTCGCGGGCCGGGCACGCGAGGTTCCTCGCGAGCCGGCTGGCCAGACGCGACGTGATCCGCACGGTCCTCCCGTCGACGACCGCGGCCGCGATCGCGAGCTTCGCGACCGGGCTGATGCCGGGCGCGCACGGCCTGGTCGGGTACCGCGTGCCCGACCGGGCGCACGACCGGGTCGTGAACCAGCTGAGCGGGTGGGACGACCGGATGGTCCCCGAAGCCTGGCAGCCGCACCCGACCGTGTTCGAGCGAGCGGGGGCGCACGCCATCCGTGCGGTGGCGATCGGCGGCCCCCGCTACCGCGACTCCGGGTTCACCCGCGCGGTCCTGCGCGGTGCCGAGTACGTGCCCGGCGCGCGGATCGCCGACCGGTTCGATGCAGCACTGCGCGTGCTCGAGGACGGCCCCGCCCTGATCTACCTCTACCTCGCCGAACTGGATCAGGTCGCGCACGCGCACGGCTGGGAGTCGGACCGCTGGCTGGCCGAACTCGAAGCGTTCGACGGCGAGCTCCAGTCGTTCGAGAGACGGATGCCGCGCGGCACCGGAGTGCTCGTGACCGCCGATCACGGGGTGATCGACGTTCCCGCCCATCGCCATGTCTTCATCGACGCTGGCCCGGGGCTCCTCGACGGCGTACGCCATGTGGCGGGTGAGCCCAGGTGCCTGGGGCTCGTACTCGAGGACGCCCTGGACGACCGCGCGCGCGCCGACGTGCTCGAGCGCTGGCGCACCGCGGAGGGCGAGCGCGCCTGGGTGATCCCACGCCACGAGGCGATCGCGGCCGGCTTCTACGGCGAGGTCGAGCCGCGCGTGATCGACCGCATCCCCGACATCCTCGTCGCCGCGCGCTCCGGGGTCGCCTACTACGACCGGCGCGAACCTGACCGGAGCGCAGAGCGCATGGTCGGGCAGCACGGTTCCCTCACCGACGAGGAGACGCGGATCCCGCTGGTCCGGTTCGGCGCATTCGCGCGCGACTGA
- a CDS encoding DUF3043 domain-containing protein, translating to MAKHPSTDSPSPAPEADDVAATPKVGKGAPTPTRAEREAANRRPLVPNDRKEAAKQARAKAAEARERARIGMAAGEERYLPMRDRGPQKKYVRDYVDARFSVGEILIPVMFAVIVLTFVPSYEVQTIGIFTLWGFFLIAVIDVIILGITLRRKLAAKFGASKVEKVRWYAAMRALQLRPLRLPKPQVKRGRYPS from the coding sequence GTGGCCAAGCACCCCAGCACCGACTCCCCCAGCCCTGCCCCCGAGGCCGACGACGTCGCCGCGACGCCGAAGGTCGGCAAGGGCGCACCGACGCCGACCCGCGCCGAGCGCGAAGCCGCGAACCGGCGCCCGCTCGTGCCGAACGACCGCAAGGAGGCCGCGAAGCAGGCCCGCGCGAAGGCGGCCGAGGCTCGTGAGCGCGCACGCATCGGCATGGCCGCCGGCGAGGAACGCTACCTCCCGATGCGCGACCGCGGCCCGCAGAAGAAGTACGTGCGCGACTACGTCGACGCGCGCTTCAGCGTCGGCGAGATCCTCATCCCCGTGATGTTCGCCGTGATCGTGCTCACCTTCGTTCCGAGCTACGAGGTCCAGACGATCGGCATCTTCACGCTCTGGGGCTTCTTCCTCATCGCGGTGATCGACGTGATCATCCTCGGCATCACCCTGCGGCGCAAGCTCGCCGCCAAGTTCGGCGCGTCGAAGGTCGAGAAGGTCCGCTGGTACGCCGCGATGCGCGCGCTGCAGCTGCGGCCCCTCCGGCTTCCGAAGCCCCAGGTCAAGCGGGGCCGCTACCCCTCCTGA
- a CDS encoding DNA gyrase/topoisomerase IV subunit A — protein MTPAKNEPAAAPVAERIDDIDVSEEMQGSFLEYAYSVIYSRALPDARDGLKPVQRRILYMMSEMGLRPERSHVKSARVVGEVMGKLHPHGDSAIYDALVRLAQAFTLRVPLVDGHGNFGSLDDGPAASRYTEARMAPPAVAMTADLDEDVVDFIPNYDNSHLQPEVLPAAFPSLLVNGASGIAVGMATNMAPHNLVEVVAAARHLILTPEATLDDLMEFVPGPDFPSGGTIVGLSGVRDAYATGRGSFKTRAKVSVEQLTPRKSGLVVTELPYLVGPEKVIEKIKDGVAAKKITGISDVADLTDRKRGLRLVIGVKTGFNPQAVLEQLYRLTPLEDSFNINNVALVDGQPQTLGLRELLEVYLAHRIRVVTRRSEFRLARKRERLHLVEGLLVAILDIDEVIQVIRSSDDAEAARSRLEEVFDLSRLQAEYILELRLRRLTKFSRIELEAERDQLLADIAALEELLGSDARIRMQVADELDAAAEAFGTPRRTMLTEARVQPKTRKAIDPATLEHADVPCRVILGATGRIARVDAPDGESTVALTPPSRRTKHDAVRSEVTTTSRSEIGAVTSAGRLIRFSPLDLPALPPNSVQLGAGVRIADYLGLTDRSEQVLAVVSLDSQQPIVVGTEQGVVKRVAPGAYPNRPDFEIVALKSGDRVVGAAQGGDDDELVFVTSDAQLLHFPASAVRPQGFAAGGMAGIKLAPGARVISFTVLPPADLDAAVVVTVAATDDTLLGADPGAAKVSDFSEFPGKGRATGGVRAHRFLKGQDGLSSAWVGPGPAHATGADGSVRALPEGGAKRDGSGVQLEAVVHAIGRSIR, from the coding sequence ATGACCCCAGCGAAGAACGAGCCCGCCGCAGCACCGGTCGCCGAACGCATCGACGACATCGACGTCTCGGAGGAGATGCAGGGCTCGTTCCTCGAGTACGCCTACTCGGTCATCTACTCGCGCGCGCTCCCGGACGCGCGCGACGGCCTGAAGCCGGTCCAGCGCCGGATCCTCTACATGATGAGCGAGATGGGCCTGCGCCCCGAACGCAGCCATGTCAAGTCGGCCCGCGTGGTCGGCGAGGTCATGGGCAAGCTCCACCCGCACGGCGACTCGGCGATCTACGACGCGCTCGTGCGCCTCGCCCAGGCGTTCACGCTGCGCGTGCCGCTCGTCGACGGCCACGGCAACTTCGGCTCGCTCGACGACGGCCCCGCCGCGTCGCGGTACACCGAGGCCCGGATGGCGCCGCCGGCCGTCGCGATGACCGCCGACCTCGACGAGGACGTCGTCGACTTCATCCCCAACTACGACAATTCCCACCTGCAGCCCGAGGTGCTGCCCGCGGCGTTCCCGAGCCTGCTCGTCAACGGCGCGAGCGGCATCGCCGTCGGCATGGCCACCAACATGGCGCCGCACAACCTCGTCGAGGTCGTCGCGGCCGCCCGGCACCTCATCCTCACGCCCGAGGCCACGCTCGACGACCTCATGGAGTTCGTCCCCGGCCCGGACTTCCCCTCGGGTGGCACGATCGTCGGCCTCTCGGGCGTGCGCGACGCGTACGCGACCGGGCGGGGGTCCTTCAAGACGCGCGCGAAGGTCTCGGTCGAACAACTCACGCCCCGCAAGTCAGGACTCGTGGTGACCGAGCTGCCCTACCTCGTCGGACCCGAGAAGGTGATCGAGAAGATCAAGGACGGCGTCGCGGCGAAGAAGATCACCGGCATCTCGGATGTCGCCGACCTCACCGACCGCAAGCGCGGGCTGCGCCTGGTGATCGGCGTGAAGACCGGGTTCAACCCGCAGGCCGTGCTCGAGCAGCTCTACCGCCTGACTCCGCTCGAGGACTCCTTCAACATCAACAACGTCGCCCTCGTCGACGGCCAGCCGCAGACCCTCGGGCTGCGGGAGCTGCTCGAGGTCTACCTCGCGCACCGCATCCGGGTCGTCACACGCCGATCCGAGTTCCGGCTCGCGCGCAAGCGCGAACGACTCCACCTCGTCGAGGGCCTGCTCGTCGCGATCCTCGACATCGACGAGGTCATCCAGGTCATCCGCTCGAGCGACGACGCCGAGGCCGCCCGCAGCCGCCTCGAGGAGGTCTTCGACCTCAGCCGCCTCCAGGCCGAGTACATCCTCGAACTGCGGCTGCGCCGTCTCACGAAGTTCTCCCGCATCGAGCTCGAGGCCGAGCGCGACCAGCTCCTCGCCGACATCGCCGCACTCGAGGAGCTGCTCGGCAGCGATGCACGCATCCGCATGCAGGTGGCCGACGAACTCGATGCCGCGGCGGAGGCGTTCGGGACGCCGCGCCGGACCATGCTCACCGAGGCGCGCGTGCAGCCCAAGACCCGGAAGGCGATCGATCCCGCCACGCTCGAGCACGCGGACGTGCCGTGCCGGGTCATCCTCGGCGCGACCGGGCGCATCGCCCGTGTCGACGCACCCGACGGCGAGTCGACCGTCGCGCTCACCCCGCCCTCGCGGCGCACCAAGCACGACGCCGTGCGATCCGAGGTGACGACCACGAGCCGCAGCGAGATCGGCGCCGTCACCTCCGCGGGCCGGCTCATCCGCTTCTCCCCGCTCGACCTGCCGGCGTTGCCCCCGAACTCGGTCCAGCTCGGCGCAGGCGTCCGCATCGCCGACTACCTCGGGCTGACCGACCGATCGGAGCAGGTGCTCGCGGTCGTCTCGCTGGACTCCCAGCAGCCGATCGTCGTCGGCACCGAGCAGGGCGTCGTCAAGCGCGTGGCGCCCGGCGCCTACCCGAACCGGCCCGACTTCGAGATCGTCGCCCTCAAGTCCGGCGACCGCGTCGTCGGGGCGGCGCAGGGAGGCGACGACGACGAGCTGGTGTTCGTCACGAGCGATGCGCAGCTGCTGCACTTCCCGGCCTCGGCAGTTCGTCCGCAGGGCTTCGCGGCGGGTGGCATGGCCGGCATCAAGCTCGCGCCCGGCGCCCGCGTGATCTCCTTCACCGTGCTGCCGCCTGCGGACCTCGACGCCGCCGTGGTGGTGACCGTTGCCGCGACCGACGACACGCTCCTCGGCGCCGACCCCGGCGCAGCGAAGGTCAGCGACTTCAGCGAGTTCCCCGGCAAGGGCCGCGCGACCGGCGGCGTGCGCGCGCACCGGTTCCTCAAGGGCCAGGACGGACTCTCGAGCGCGTGGGTCGGCCCCGGTCCGGCGCACGCGACGGGCGCCGACGGATCGGTCCGAGCGCTCCCCGAGGGCGGCGCGAAGCGCGACGGCTCCGGTGTTCAGCTCGAGGCGGTCGTGCACGCGATCGGGCGAAGCATCCGCTGA